A DNA window from Hydrogenophaga taeniospiralis contains the following coding sequences:
- a CDS encoding DUF2277 domain-containing protein, whose translation MCRNIKTLFNFEPPASELEIRDASLQFVRKLSGFNVPSKANEAAFERAVAEVADSARRLIRSMVTNAEPKNREVEAIKARERSARRFEEGARR comes from the coding sequence ATGTGCCGCAACATCAAGACGCTGTTCAACTTCGAACCGCCCGCCAGCGAGCTGGAGATTCGCGATGCTTCGCTGCAGTTCGTGCGCAAGCTCAGTGGCTTCAACGTGCCGTCGAAGGCGAACGAAGCCGCGTTCGAGCGCGCGGTGGCCGAGGTGGCGGACTCGGCGCGGCGGCTCATCCGGTCGATGGTGACGAACGCCGAACCGAAAAACCGCGAGGTGGAGGCGATCAAGGCGCGCGAGCGCTCGGCGCGCCGGTTTGAAGAAGGCGCCCGTCGGTAG
- a CDS encoding DUF2889 domain-containing protein yields MHTRKVEYRGFQRDDGLWDIEGEMLDTKPHAFEIEGEGKWAPHEPIHHMHIRVTLDDAMVIRDIAVAMDAHPHDPCPQAMEPMRRLIGETLGRGWRKTIERHLGGIQGCTHLRELLFNLATAAFQTRSASFAPTADGRPPMHLGQCLAWDFNGPVVEKVYPMFFRWQPPVKAKPVA; encoded by the coding sequence ATGCACACCCGCAAGGTCGAGTACCGCGGGTTCCAGCGCGACGATGGTCTGTGGGATATCGAAGGCGAAATGCTCGACACCAAACCCCATGCCTTCGAGATCGAAGGCGAGGGCAAGTGGGCGCCCCACGAGCCGATCCACCACATGCACATCCGCGTGACGCTGGACGACGCGATGGTGATCCGCGACATCGCGGTGGCCATGGACGCGCACCCGCACGATCCCTGCCCGCAGGCTATGGAGCCGATGCGCCGCCTGATCGGCGAGACGCTGGGGCGCGGCTGGCGCAAGACCATCGAGCGCCACCTGGGCGGCATCCAGGGCTGCACCCACCTGCGCGAGCTGCTGTTCAACCTGGCCACCGCCGCGTTCCAGACCCGCTCGGCGTCGTTCGCGCCCACCGCCGACGGCCGCCCGCCGATGCACCTGGGCCAGTGCCTGGCTTGGGACTTCAACGGCCCGGTGGTGGAAAAGGTCTACCCCATGTTCTTCCGCTGGCAGCCGCCGGTGAAAGCCAAGCCGGTGGCCTGA
- a CDS encoding type IV toxin-antitoxin system AbiEi family antitoxin domain-containing protein: MPLDAENPSHTQRVHDLVAHKGLLRPRDLDAMGVPRVTLTRMTAAGLLEKVGRGLYRLPDHSPTENESLLTVARRVPQAVFCLLTALQFHELTTQLPRQVWIAMPRGSHVPRLDYPPIKMVQFTGEAYSAGIEVVERDGVALRVYSVAKTVADCFKHRNKIGLDVALEALKEARAQRKATADDLWHCAKVCRVAQVMRPYLEAIE, encoded by the coding sequence ATGCCACTCGACGCTGAAAATCCTTCCCACACCCAACGCGTCCACGACCTGGTGGCGCACAAGGGATTGCTGCGACCGAGAGACCTCGATGCCATGGGCGTTCCCCGGGTGACCCTGACGCGCATGACCGCCGCCGGTTTGCTGGAAAAGGTGGGGCGTGGCCTCTACCGGCTGCCCGATCATTCGCCGACAGAAAACGAAAGCCTGCTGACCGTGGCCCGGCGTGTACCGCAGGCGGTGTTTTGCCTGCTGACCGCGCTGCAGTTCCACGAGCTCACCACCCAACTGCCGCGCCAGGTGTGGATTGCCATGCCGCGAGGCAGCCATGTGCCCCGGCTCGATTACCCGCCCATCAAGATGGTGCAGTTCACGGGCGAGGCCTATTCGGCCGGCATCGAGGTGGTTGAGCGCGACGGTGTGGCGCTGCGGGTGTACAGCGTCGCCAAGACCGTGGCCGATTGCTTCAAGCACCGCAACAAGATCGGCCTGGATGTGGCGCTGGAGGCCCTGAAGGAAGCGAGGGCTCAGCGCAAAGCCACTGCGGACGATCTGTGGCACTGCGCCAAGGTGTGCCGCGTGGCCCAGGTGATGCGCCCTTATCTGGAGGCCATTGAATGA
- a CDS encoding cupin domain-containing protein encodes MTHPHDPDPLHSHGHDREPAWKHDGVRVVPGNQLDGNVPSTPGMDRKAAINFARVGAQKLWAGTVTIHANAKTGAHHHGPLESVIYVVKGRARMRWGEHLEFTAEADPGDFIYVPPYVPHQEINASATETLECVLCRSDGQAVAVNLDIEPVEKPEQVLWVDPTHPHGGV; translated from the coding sequence ATGACACACCCACACGACCCCGACCCCCTGCATTCGCACGGCCATGACCGCGAACCGGCCTGGAAACACGACGGCGTGCGCGTGGTGCCGGGCAACCAGCTCGATGGCAACGTGCCGAGCACACCGGGCATGGACCGCAAGGCCGCGATCAACTTCGCGCGCGTGGGCGCGCAGAAGCTCTGGGCCGGCACCGTGACGATCCACGCCAACGCCAAGACCGGCGCCCACCACCACGGCCCGCTGGAGAGCGTGATCTACGTCGTGAAGGGCCGCGCGCGCATGCGCTGGGGCGAGCATCTGGAGTTCACCGCCGAGGCCGACCCGGGCGATTTCATCTACGTGCCGCCCTACGTGCCGCACCAGGAGATCAACGCCAGCGCCACCGAAACCCTGGAATGCGTGCTCTGCCGCAGCGACGGCCAGGCCGTGGCGGTGAACCTGGACATCGAGCCGGTGGAGAAGCCCGAGCAGGTGCTGTGGGTGGATCCGACGCACCCGCACGGCGGGGTTTGA
- a CDS encoding EVE domain-containing protein yields the protein MTQYWLMKSEPEECSIDDALAAPQATVPWTGVRNYQARNFMRDAMQVGDGVLFYHSSCAEPGIVGLARVASGTRPDPTQFDPDSPYFDAKSKPEAPRWLLLEVQALKKTRPIGLPEMRATPALADMVVLQRGSRLSITPVSAEHWRWITERMLGG from the coding sequence ATGACCCAGTACTGGCTGATGAAGTCCGAGCCCGAAGAGTGCTCGATCGACGACGCGCTGGCCGCCCCGCAGGCTACCGTGCCCTGGACCGGCGTGCGCAACTACCAGGCCCGCAACTTCATGCGCGACGCCATGCAGGTGGGCGACGGCGTGCTGTTCTACCACTCCAGCTGCGCCGAGCCGGGCATCGTTGGCCTGGCGCGCGTGGCCTCGGGCACCCGCCCCGATCCGACCCAGTTCGACCCCGATTCGCCCTACTTCGACGCCAAGTCCAAACCGGAAGCGCCACGCTGGCTGCTGCTGGAGGTGCAGGCGCTGAAGAAGACCCGCCCGATCGGCCTGCCCGAGATGCGCGCCACGCCCGCGCTGGCCGACATGGTGGTTCTGCAGCGCGGCAGCCGGCTGTCGATCACCCCGGTGAGCGCCGAGCACTGGCGCTGGATCACGGAGCGCATGCTGGGCGGTTGA
- a CDS encoding Fic family protein, which translates to MEPLLPGEHRLGPLLEQANDLIRQADRLSGQCQPGALGGLRRLLRAMNSYYSNKIEGQHTLPLEIEQALHDDYAQDADKARRQRLALAHIATEQQLETLWPQWDTARVWSAQTVQDIHQDLFARLPQADLAIPTADLPPGAVPERLQPGALRTQQVSVGRHAAPAAEHLPAFLNRWAQVYGQVRRGEMQVVAMAAAHQRLAWIHPFRDGNGRVARLHSHLVLGHLGLSNGLWSPLRGFARSQETYYARLAAADEPRAGDLDGRGNLSERGLEQWIAYVLGVCLDQVGFMADTLALSTMKDRMAACLAFEEQVVKQGVRSEALRALHYLFATQGELERADFKALLGLGERLATAQVSALLKRGLLETDSPHGKLRLGVPQHALRFYFPRLWPEAEAQG; encoded by the coding sequence ATGGAGCCGCTGCTGCCCGGCGAACACCGCCTGGGGCCGTTGCTGGAGCAAGCCAACGACCTGATCCGCCAGGCCGACCGCCTGTCAGGCCAATGCCAACCCGGTGCACTGGGTGGTCTGCGGCGCCTGCTGCGGGCCATGAACTCGTACTACTCCAACAAGATCGAGGGCCAGCACACCCTGCCGCTGGAGATCGAGCAGGCCCTGCACGACGACTACGCGCAAGACGCCGACAAGGCCCGCCGGCAGCGGCTGGCCCTGGCCCACATCGCCACCGAGCAACAGCTCGAAACCCTCTGGCCGCAGTGGGATACGGCCCGCGTGTGGTCGGCCCAGACGGTGCAAGACATTCACCAGGACCTGTTTGCCCGCCTGCCGCAGGCGGACCTGGCCATCCCCACCGCCGATCTACCGCCCGGTGCGGTGCCCGAACGGCTGCAGCCCGGCGCACTGCGCACACAACAGGTGAGCGTGGGCCGCCACGCCGCGCCCGCCGCCGAACACCTGCCCGCCTTCCTGAACCGCTGGGCGCAGGTGTACGGGCAGGTGCGGCGCGGCGAAATGCAGGTGGTGGCCATGGCCGCAGCCCACCAGCGCCTGGCGTGGATTCACCCGTTTCGCGATGGCAACGGCCGCGTGGCACGGCTGCACAGCCATCTGGTGCTGGGCCATCTGGGTCTGAGCAACGGCCTGTGGTCGCCGCTGCGCGGTTTTGCACGCAGCCAGGAAACCTACTACGCACGGCTCGCCGCCGCCGACGAGCCGCGCGCGGGCGATCTGGATGGGCGCGGCAACCTCAGCGAACGTGGCCTGGAGCAGTGGATCGCCTACGTGCTGGGCGTGTGTCTGGACCAGGTGGGCTTCATGGCCGACACGCTCGCCCTGTCCACCATGAAAGACCGCATGGCCGCCTGCCTCGCGTTTGAAGAACAGGTGGTGAAACAAGGCGTGCGCAGCGAGGCGCTGCGCGCCCTTCACTACCTCTTTGCCACCCAGGGCGAATTGGAGCGCGCCGACTTCAAGGCCCTGCTTGGCCTGGGCGAGCGCCTGGCCACGGCGCAGGTGAGCGCCTTGCTCAAACGCGGCCTGCTGGAAACCGATTCGCCCCACGGCAAGCTGCGCCTGGGCGTGCCGCAGCATGCGCTGCGCTTTTACTTTCCGCGTTTGTGGCCGGAGGCGGAAGCGCAAGGCTGA
- a CDS encoding multidrug effflux MFS transporter — protein MPPSPARTAPHGLLIANLLAQLAFGLLAMTICLPSMQEWGAIFGTGQAAVQLTFSGFVVAYGSLQLLYGPLSDRIGRKKILLFGLAVAFVGSVLAALAPNLPLLVAARVLQGAGAAAGMVVGRAMVQDLFQGPERTRVMAFVGMAMGLCPPLATIIGGQLHVRLGWQANFVVMAVLAMVLFVAAWRGLPDHQKTTAAQPHWLRAMLSSYARLGRERAFILSVALLSMTTATFYAFLGGAPIVLGSYGVRPDGIGYYIMCVPGAYIVGNYLASHMAHRTGERVMMRLGQGCTLAGIGLVVVLALAELNTPLAFSLPLMLVGIGHGLLVPPALAGTVGLVPALAGSAAAVAGLMQQMMGAVGGFAVGLFRHEGALNLGWLMLGLALCGAFAQWLLHRHQARAH, from the coding sequence ATGCCACCCTCTCCAGCGCGCACCGCCCCCCACGGCCTGCTGATCGCCAACCTGCTGGCCCAGCTCGCGTTTGGCCTGCTGGCCATGACGATCTGCCTGCCTTCGATGCAGGAGTGGGGCGCCATCTTCGGCACCGGCCAGGCGGCGGTGCAGCTCACGTTCAGCGGCTTTGTGGTGGCCTACGGTTCGCTGCAACTGCTCTACGGCCCGCTGTCGGACCGCATCGGGCGCAAGAAGATTCTGCTGTTCGGTCTGGCGGTCGCGTTCGTGGGGTCGGTGCTGGCGGCGCTGGCGCCCAACCTGCCGCTGCTGGTGGCCGCGCGCGTGCTGCAGGGCGCGGGCGCCGCGGCGGGCATGGTGGTGGGCCGCGCCATGGTGCAAGACCTGTTTCAGGGCCCCGAGCGCACGCGCGTGATGGCCTTCGTGGGCATGGCCATGGGCCTGTGCCCGCCGCTGGCCACCATCATCGGCGGGCAACTGCACGTGCGCCTGGGCTGGCAGGCCAACTTCGTGGTGATGGCGGTGCTGGCGATGGTGCTGTTCGTGGCTGCGTGGCGCGGCTTGCCCGACCACCAGAAGACCACCGCCGCGCAGCCGCACTGGCTGCGCGCCATGCTGTCCTCATACGCGCGGCTGGGCCGTGAGCGGGCGTTCATCCTGTCCGTGGCCCTGCTCTCCATGACCACGGCCACCTTCTACGCCTTCCTGGGCGGCGCCCCCATCGTGCTGGGCAGCTACGGCGTGCGGCCCGACGGCATCGGCTACTACATCATGTGTGTGCCGGGCGCCTACATCGTGGGCAATTACCTCGCGTCGCACATGGCGCACCGCACCGGCGAGCGCGTGATGATGCGGCTCGGTCAGGGCTGCACGCTGGCGGGCATCGGCCTGGTGGTGGTGCTGGCCCTGGCCGAGCTGAACACGCCGCTGGCGTTTTCATTGCCACTGATGCTGGTGGGCATCGGCCACGGTTTGCTGGTGCCGCCGGCGCTCGCGGGCACGGTGGGCCTGGTGCCCGCGCTGGCGGGCTCGGCCGCGGCGGTGGCCGGCCTGATGCAGCAGATGATGGGCGCCGTCGGCGGTTTTGCCGTCGGCCTGTTCCGGCACGAGGGCGCGCTCAACCTCGGCTGGCTGATGCTGGGCCTGGCGCTGTGCGGGGCCTTCGCGCAGTGGCTGCTGCACCGGCACCAGGCGCGCGCGCACTGA
- a CDS encoding GNAT family N-acetyltransferase, whose product MSEIKSAHFPEDHERVVSIFREYVTSPTADLGFQNYETEFASLPGKYAEPDGCVLLAWNGDAVVGCAALRRIDEHTGEMKRVYVRPVARGENLGRRLVVQILETAHQMGYARICLDVLPEFTAAQRLYMSLGFRPSTPVSFNPVPGTLFLALEL is encoded by the coding sequence ATGAGCGAAATCAAGTCAGCCCACTTTCCTGAAGATCACGAACGCGTCGTCAGCATTTTTCGGGAATACGTCACCAGCCCCACTGCAGACCTGGGTTTCCAGAACTACGAAACGGAATTCGCCAGCTTGCCTGGCAAGTACGCCGAGCCCGACGGGTGCGTGCTTCTGGCCTGGAACGGTGATGCGGTCGTCGGTTGCGCGGCACTGCGCCGCATCGACGAGCACACTGGCGAAATGAAGCGCGTTTATGTGCGCCCAGTGGCAAGAGGCGAAAACCTGGGGCGCCGCCTGGTCGTACAAATCCTGGAGACAGCGCACCAGATGGGCTACGCACGCATTTGCCTGGATGTGCTGCCGGAGTTCACTGCGGCGCAGAGGCTCTATATGTCGCTGGGCTTTCGACCTTCTACCCCCGTGAGCTTCAACCCGGTACCAGGGACCCTGTTTCTTGCACTGGAGCTCTGA
- a CDS encoding methyl-accepting chemotaxis protein, with protein sequence MGVISSLRIGARLALGFGLMLLLIAGLIVSAYFSLQRIGEENSQLIDQELVKVSAVSVIDTTTRANGLNTTELLLVEPAQLPVIQARMQKNRTAIDEALKTLDRLVVLPQGRAALTELQTARAAYVASFVKIAPLVQAGQIDEARQLVRNETLPALGRLQQPIDTLRQLQDTLAQQRGATVTHDIVSTRKLMLVLGGIAMVLGLGAAVVLTRSIVRPLREGVAVANRIAAGDLTQPVQASGRDEVADLLRALGTMQAGLCRLVSQVHRGVEHVGSASSQIASANKDLSGRTEAQASALEQSAAAMEQLTSTIALNADNAQEARTLAVNASTVAEAGGETVGAVVRTMRSIDESSRRIGEIIGVIDGIAFQTNILALNAAVEAARAGEQGRGFAVVAAEVRALAGRSAEAARQIKQLITASLDQVSSGTTLADQAGHAMTDVVGAIKRVSQLVVDISTAMREQSTGVSQVGEAITQLDQTTQQNAALVEETAAASQSLDDQARHLVTSVGVFRIGAVAQPA encoded by the coding sequence ATGGGAGTGATTTCAAGCTTGCGCATTGGCGCGCGTCTGGCGCTGGGCTTCGGCCTGATGCTGTTGCTCATTGCCGGACTGATCGTTTCGGCTTACTTTTCGCTGCAGCGCATCGGAGAAGAAAACAGCCAGTTGATCGACCAGGAGCTGGTCAAGGTGTCGGCGGTTTCCGTGATCGACACCACCACGAGGGCCAACGGACTCAACACCACCGAGCTGCTGCTGGTGGAGCCCGCGCAGTTGCCCGTGATCCAGGCCCGCATGCAGAAAAACCGCACGGCGATCGACGAAGCGCTGAAGACACTGGACCGGTTGGTGGTGCTGCCACAGGGCCGGGCCGCGCTGACGGAACTGCAAACAGCGCGTGCAGCCTACGTGGCCTCGTTCGTGAAGATCGCGCCGCTGGTGCAGGCGGGCCAGATCGACGAAGCGCGGCAACTGGTGCGCAACGAAACCCTGCCAGCGCTGGGCCGGCTGCAGCAGCCGATCGACACCCTGCGCCAGCTGCAGGACACGCTGGCGCAGCAGCGCGGCGCCACCGTGACGCATGACATCGTCAGCACCCGCAAGCTCATGCTGGTGCTGGGCGGGATCGCGATGGTGCTGGGCCTGGGCGCTGCGGTCGTGCTGACGCGCAGCATCGTGCGGCCCCTGAGGGAGGGCGTGGCGGTGGCCAACCGCATCGCCGCGGGCGACCTCACGCAGCCGGTGCAGGCCAGCGGCCGCGACGAGGTGGCCGACCTGCTGCGCGCGCTTGGCACCATGCAGGCGGGCCTGTGCCGGCTGGTCTCGCAGGTGCACCGGGGGGTGGAGCATGTGGGCTCGGCGTCTTCGCAGATCGCCAGCGCCAACAAGGACCTGAGCGGCCGCACCGAGGCACAGGCCAGCGCGCTGGAGCAGTCGGCCGCGGCCATGGAACAGCTCACCAGCACCATCGCCCTCAACGCGGACAACGCGCAGGAGGCCCGCACGCTGGCGGTGAACGCCTCGACCGTGGCCGAGGCCGGCGGTGAAACGGTGGGCGCGGTGGTGCGCACCATGCGCAGCATCGACGAGTCGTCGCGGCGCATCGGCGAAATCATCGGCGTGATCGACGGCATCGCGTTCCAGACCAATATCCTCGCGCTCAACGCGGCGGTGGAAGCCGCGCGCGCCGGCGAACAGGGCCGGGGCTTCGCCGTGGTGGCCGCCGAGGTGCGCGCGCTGGCCGGCCGCTCGGCCGAGGCGGCGCGGCAGATCAAGCAACTGATCACGGCGAGCCTGGACCAGGTGAGTTCGGGCACCACGCTGGCCGATCAGGCCGGGCACGCCATGACCGACGTTGTGGGCGCCATCAAGCGCGTGAGCCAGTTGGTGGTGGACATCTCCACGGCCATGCGGGAGCAGAGCACCGGCGTCAGCCAGGTGGGCGAGGCCATCACGCAGCTGGACCAGACCACGCAGCAGAACGCGGCGCTGGTGGAAGAAACGGCGGCGGCCTCGCAAAGCCTGGACGATCAGGCGCGCCACCTGGTGACGTCGGTCGGGGTGTTCCGCATCGGTGCCGTGGCACAACCGGCCTGA
- a CDS encoding ankyrin repeat domain-containing protein, producing the protein MSDWKHQQMIKASAWPLAAELLAPDADFTARLDGGLVPLHWACREGKAGLLKYMIEHGANVHDRTDDGRGMLQLALQSRSFQTVMLLIDRLKATAAPPPDEALKKRLNAAFSTGHPDARNRLQQTLRDWERLAKTAPSPRQP; encoded by the coding sequence ATGTCCGACTGGAAACACCAGCAAATGATCAAGGCCTCGGCCTGGCCGCTGGCCGCCGAGCTGCTGGCCCCCGATGCCGACTTCACGGCCCGGCTCGATGGTGGGCTGGTGCCCCTGCATTGGGCTTGCCGGGAAGGCAAGGCCGGCCTGCTCAAGTACATGATCGAACACGGCGCGAACGTGCACGACCGCACCGACGATGGCCGGGGCATGCTGCAGCTGGCACTCCAGTCGCGGAGTTTCCAGACGGTCATGCTGCTGATCGACCGGCTCAAGGCCACGGCCGCGCCCCCGCCCGACGAGGCGCTGAAAAAGCGCCTGAACGCCGCGTTCAGCACGGGCCACCCCGACGCCAGAAACCGCCTGCAGCAGACGCTGCGGGACTGGGAGCGCCTCGCGAAAACGGCGCCTTCGCCCAGACAGCCTTGA
- a CDS encoding glutathione S-transferase family protein, whose translation MSQIVLYWHPMSSATPVACALAELGVPHERVKVDITTGEQRQPDFLALNPNGKVPTLTVDGAPMFEALAIEMWLGQTYGVQRGLWPAEGTPERLQAMAWSTWSYVTYGAQVFRLQASKNMGTPDDAHGTAARKGLDELLTVLDGRLNQKPWLLGDAYTLADLIVASVIGYSVYLGAPVDQHPTTLAWLQKVQARPSMQIDA comes from the coding sequence ATGTCCCAAATCGTTCTCTACTGGCACCCCATGTCCAGCGCCACCCCCGTCGCCTGCGCCCTCGCCGAACTCGGCGTGCCGCACGAGCGCGTCAAGGTCGACATCACCACCGGTGAGCAGCGCCAGCCCGACTTCCTGGCCCTGAACCCCAATGGCAAGGTGCCCACCTTGACGGTGGACGGCGCGCCGATGTTCGAGGCGCTGGCGATCGAGATGTGGCTGGGACAGACCTACGGTGTCCAGCGCGGTCTGTGGCCCGCCGAAGGCACGCCCGAACGCCTGCAGGCCATGGCCTGGAGCACCTGGTCCTACGTGACCTACGGTGCGCAGGTGTTTCGACTGCAGGCCTCGAAAAACATGGGCACGCCCGACGACGCCCACGGCACCGCGGCGCGCAAAGGCCTTGACGAACTGCTCACCGTGCTCGATGGGCGCCTGAACCAGAAGCCCTGGTTGCTCGGCGATGCCTACACGCTGGCCGACCTGATCGTGGCGTCGGTGATCGGCTACAGCGTCTACCTCGGCGCACCGGTGGACCAGCACCCGACCACGCTGGCCTGGCTGCAGAAGGTGCAGGCGCGTCCGTCGATGCAGATAGACGCCTGA